A window of Cryptomeria japonica chromosome 3, Sugi_1.0, whole genome shotgun sequence contains these coding sequences:
- the LOC131053328 gene encoding calmodulin-binding receptor kinase CaMRLK: MESAMFSISILLLLSSNLGATASDFDVLKDAFGSVNGFKLSEICSSNSSCDSIPSLFLASRNLTGIVNWRKISLLSQVSTIDLSHNSLSGPITSDLFTIQSLQTLNLAMNQLGGKLMFDWSRIGHQFSHLQTLNLSSNRLKIYDSRFNLSGFSTLRELDLSHNQISGNKVLAELFSLQNINTISLAGNSIDSIPEPSGSKYLYSLQYLDLSNNNLRGDISSLAQMPSLRYLDLSDNSLTGFFPNDFPWLETLQYLNMSGNDFRGNLSAEHVQKFGRQAFIDSGICSESLQIPCNKRAPAPAPSHASRQGVLIPSSIYRKPSKPSSSSHKLKKPAIAGIVAAAAAVIMITMVIFSVFYLRRKKSSPTLSKDWSVSRSSFPYKMEIPIIEPEQGPFSFETDSGTWVADIKDSTSAPVILFEKPLLNLTFTDLLALTGHFSKDSQMAEGQSGPVYRAILPGDLHVAIKVLEQAKDIDVEEATSKLHALGRLKHSNVLPLVGYCIAGKEKLLIYEFMQNGDLHQWLHELPGVQPEADWSTDTWEEEQPRISGERMGWFTRHKIALGIARALAFLHHGCFPPIIHGSLSSSNVLLDGHFEPHVAEAGIRDLVEGNRLHSIPEVEEYAKGDVYSFGIVLLELVTGKMVRGYDIPDGFGEDLVGWVRYLIREKLGENALDPRLVNTGPLNLMLETLRIGYLCTAESSLKRPSMQQIVGLLKDLQPDGVQS, translated from the coding sequence ATGGAATCCGCAATGTTTTCAATATCAATTCTGCTTCTTCTCTCCAGCAACTTAGGGGCTACAGCtagtgattttgatgttttaaaagaTGCATTTGGCTCAGTTAATGGTTTCAAACTCTCAGAAATTTGCAGCAGCAACAGCAGTTGTGACAGTATCCCATCATTATTTCTAGCATCTCGGAATCTCACAGGGATTGTGAACTGGAGAAAGATCTCTCTATTGAGCCAGGTCAGCACCATAGACCTCTCACACAATTCGCTCTCTGGGCCCATAACAAGCGATCTTTTCACAATCCAGAGTCTCCAAACACTGAATCTGGCTATGAACCAATTGGGAGGAAAGCTTATGTTTGACTGGAGTAGGATTGGGCATCAATTCTCCCATTTGCAGACCCTCAATCTCTCCTCTAACCGGCTCAAGATCTATGACAGCCGGTTCAATCTCTCAGGCTTCTCAACTCTCAGGGAGCTGGACCTGTCACACAACCAAATCTCCGGTAACAAGGTACTTGCTGAACTTTTCAGTTTACAGAACATTAACACAATTTCTCTTGCTGGTAATAGCATAGATTCGATCCCCGAACCCTCTGGATCCAAATACCTATACTCCCTTCAATATCTGGATCTCTCTAATAACAATCTCAGAGGAGACATTTCGTCTTTGGCTCAAATGCCCTCATTACGATATCTGGACCTTTCTGACAACAGCTTAACTGGGTTTTTCCCAAACGATTTCCCGTGGCTTGAAACTCTACAATACCTAAATATGTCTGGCAACGATTTCAGAGGCAACCTGAGTGCAgagcatgtgcaaaaatttgggAGGCAAGCCTTCATTGATTCTGGAATCTGTAGTGAATCCCTGCAAATCCCCTGCAATAAACGCGCCCCAGCTCCTGCCCCTTCCCATGCATCTCGGCAAGGAGTCCTGATTCCAAGTTCCATTTATCGCAAGCCATCAAAACCGTCGTCATCATCGCATAAATTGAAAAAACCTGCAATTGCAGGTATTGTAGCCGCAGCAGCTGCAGTTATCATGATAACAATGGTGATCTTTTCTGTTTTTTATCTCAGAAGAAAAAAGAGTAGCCCAACGTTGTCCAAAGACTGGTCTGTGTCCAGGTCTTCATTCCCCTACAAAATGGAGATTCCCATAATTGAACCTGAGCAAGGACCGTTTTCATTTGAGACAGATTCAGGCACATGGGTTGCAGACATCAAGGATTCTACTTCTGCTCCTGTAATACTTTTTGAAAAACCTCTGCTGAACCTCACCTTCACAGATCTTTTAGCCCTCACTGGCCACTTCAGCAAAGATTCCCAAATGGCTGAAGGGCAAAGCGGGCCTGTTTACAGAGCCATTCTGCCAGGGGATCTTCATGTGGCAATCAAAGTCCTAGAGCAGGCTAAGGATATCGATGTGGAAGAGGCCACATCCAAGCTTCATGCGTTGGGTCGCCTGAAGCATTCCAACGTATTGCCCCTTGTGGGCTATTGTATTGCAGGGAAGGAGAAATTGCTCATCTATGAATTCATGCAAAATGGGGACCTTCACCAATGGCTGCACGAGCTTCCGGGAGTGCAGCCCGAGGCAGACTGGAGTACAGATACATGGGAGGAGGAGCAACCTAGAATTTCAGGAGAGCGGATGGGATGGTTTACCAGGCACAAAATAGCTCTTGGTATTGCTAGAGcccttgcttttcttcatcatggATGTTTCCCACCTATAATCCATGGGAGTTTAAGCTCCTCTAATGTTTTATTAGATGGACATTTTGAACCCCACGTGGCAGAGGCTGGGATCAGAGACCTTGTAGAAGGGAACCGCCTTCATTCCATACCTGAAGTTGAGGAATATGCAAAGGGTGATGTATATAGTTTTGGTATAGTGTTGCTGGAATTGGTCACAGGAAAAATGGTTCGCGGATATGACATTCCTGATGGTTTTGGTGAGGATTTGGTTGGTTGGGTTCGATATCTGATAAGAGAGAAACTGGGTGAGAATGCATTGGATCCAAGATTGGTTAATACAGGCCCTTTGAATCTAATGTTGGAGACCTTGAGAATTGGGTATCTTTGCACTGCAGAATCATCTCTCAAGCGCCCTTCAATGCAACAGATCGTGGGTCTTTTGAAAGATCTCCAACCAGATGGAGTTCAAAGCTGA